In the genome of Coraliomargarita algicola, one region contains:
- the urtB gene encoding urea ABC transporter permease subunit UrtB, with protein MSELILATGDEQAALIEEIANYGDPVIAEIYEAWRTGGVYTFESDTGLQLLQFTELQEWVLVSTGEVVPLSEADADRVEKERASRSVRKSMKSIIDTLGLKAEDANVRIDSAIKMGRSQKMEFVPALEARLLVEPSKEVKQAIEEALAISLLENGDAEQKLAAVKDLTKMKSIAARGFIEKVLQAERDAARAQGPLALASANALLVIEEHVKIMEFLGSFFRGFSTGSVLLIVSFGLAITFGLMGIINMAHGEFVAIGGYTTYMVQTFFMNQWGLSSEAFGWYFVVSLPLSFLMAAGIGLLLEKTIIRFLYRRPLESLLCTWGISMVMQQGFRLIFGAANVQVNNPTWLMGNLSVGGFSMSYTRLFIMFVALLVVLLTWLLLRKTNLGLHIRAVMQNRSMASSLGIPVARVNSMTFALGCGLAALGGSVLSQIGNVGPLMGQQYIVDSFMVVVIGSVGNLLGAGISAMGIGFVDQLLQPSLGPVMGKITVFFVIILFLQWRPGGLFPTRSRSLDD; from the coding sequence ATGTCCGAGCTGATTTTGGCTACCGGAGATGAACAGGCGGCATTGATTGAAGAGATTGCAAATTATGGAGATCCGGTGATTGCGGAGATCTACGAGGCCTGGAGGACCGGTGGCGTTTATACTTTTGAGTCGGATACCGGTCTACAATTGCTGCAGTTTACTGAACTTCAGGAGTGGGTCTTGGTCTCTACGGGGGAGGTAGTTCCTCTTTCAGAGGCAGATGCCGATCGTGTCGAGAAGGAGCGCGCGTCGAGATCGGTGCGTAAATCGATGAAGAGTATTATCGATACTCTGGGGCTAAAGGCCGAGGATGCGAATGTCCGTATCGACTCCGCGATTAAAATGGGGCGAAGTCAGAAAATGGAATTTGTGCCTGCTTTAGAGGCACGTCTCTTGGTAGAGCCTTCTAAAGAGGTGAAACAGGCGATCGAGGAAGCGTTGGCGATTAGCCTATTGGAAAATGGGGATGCGGAGCAAAAACTCGCTGCAGTTAAAGATTTGACGAAAATGAAGTCGATTGCTGCGCGCGGATTTATTGAGAAGGTGCTACAGGCGGAGCGTGATGCAGCCCGTGCTCAGGGGCCACTGGCGCTGGCATCCGCCAATGCATTGTTGGTAATTGAGGAGCACGTTAAGATCATGGAGTTTCTGGGGAGCTTCTTTCGAGGTTTTAGCACTGGGTCAGTTCTATTGATCGTTTCTTTTGGCTTGGCGATTACCTTTGGCCTGATGGGGATTATCAATATGGCTCATGGAGAGTTTGTTGCGATTGGTGGCTACACGACCTACATGGTGCAGACATTTTTTATGAACCAATGGGGGCTGAGTAGTGAGGCATTTGGTTGGTATTTTGTGGTTTCCTTGCCCTTGAGCTTTTTAATGGCTGCAGGGATTGGACTTTTACTCGAGAAAACGATTATACGGTTTTTATATCGTCGGCCTTTGGAGTCTTTGCTGTGCACCTGGGGGATCTCGATGGTCATGCAGCAGGGCTTTCGTCTCATTTTTGGAGCGGCCAATGTGCAGGTCAATAATCCTACCTGGCTGATGGGGAATTTGAGTGTGGGTGGATTCAGTATGAGTTATACTCGCCTGTTTATCATGTTTGTTGCCTTGTTGGTGGTCTTGCTCACATGGTTGCTCTTGCGCAAAACGAATTTGGGCCTGCATATTCGTGCCGTGATGCAGAACCGGAGCATGGCTAGTAGCTTGGGGATACCAGTGGCTCGTGTGAACTCGATGACCTTTGCGCTCGGTTGCGGTCTTGCTGCCTTGGGCGGTTCGGTGCTTTCACAGATCGGTAATGTGGGACCTTTGATGGGACAACAATATATCGTCGATAGTTTTATGGTCGTGGTGATCGGCAGTGTGGGCAATCTCCTTGGTGCGGGCATTTCGGCGATGGGCATCGGCTTTGTGGATCAGTTGCTTCAACCCTCACTAGGGCCGGTGATGGGGAAGATTACCGTCTTCTTTGTTATCATTCTTTTCCTTCAGTGGCGGCCCGGCGGTCTATTCCCTACGCGTTCCCGCAGCCTTGATGATTAA
- the urtC gene encoding urea ABC transporter permease subunit UrtC: MILSAENKKEIGIFCLVAGLLMLIPSLNAWGPDSGFLSMSSFQVSLWGKYLTYAILAMSLNLLWGYTGLLCLCQSLFFALGGYAMGMYLMLMIGERGAYKSPLPDFMVFLGYQELPIHWQPFYSFWFTAGAVLWVPGLVAMIFGFLAFRSRIKGVYFSILTQALTYAVCLLFFRNDFTFGGNNGFTDFKDILGASINDASTTRWLYIASALLLLITYLITSGLLASKLGKVQQAIRDSENRVLFSGYSTTSFKLVIFVLSAMIAGAAGALYVPQVGGINPSAMEAAKSLEVVVWVAVGGRGTKWGPVIGAILVNLFKSYTTQAFPDYWLIIMGGMFVCVVLFMPDGIVGIYQQIKSKIAQQRSLQTTEA; encoded by the coding sequence ATGATACTTTCTGCTGAAAATAAAAAAGAGATCGGAATCTTCTGCCTCGTGGCAGGTTTACTGATGCTGATTCCGAGCTTAAATGCTTGGGGGCCTGATTCCGGCTTCTTATCGATGAGTTCCTTCCAGGTTTCGCTTTGGGGTAAATATCTTACCTATGCGATCTTGGCTATGAGCTTGAATTTACTCTGGGGTTATACGGGTTTGTTATGTCTGTGTCAGAGTCTCTTCTTTGCCTTGGGCGGATACGCGATGGGGATGTATCTGATGCTGATGATTGGAGAGCGTGGAGCTTATAAAAGCCCATTGCCCGACTTTATGGTTTTCCTTGGTTATCAGGAGTTGCCGATCCACTGGCAGCCCTTCTACAGCTTCTGGTTTACTGCTGGCGCCGTGTTGTGGGTGCCGGGCTTGGTGGCCATGATCTTTGGCTTTCTCGCCTTTCGCTCGAGGATCAAGGGAGTCTATTTTTCAATCCTGACACAGGCGCTGACGTATGCGGTTTGTTTGTTGTTCTTCCGCAATGATTTTACTTTTGGGGGCAACAATGGCTTTACCGACTTTAAGGACATTCTTGGAGCGAGCATTAATGATGCGAGCACCACGCGCTGGCTCTACATTGCCTCGGCGCTCTTATTATTGATTACCTATTTAATTACATCGGGGCTGCTGGCTTCGAAACTAGGTAAGGTGCAGCAAGCGATTCGTGATTCTGAGAATCGAGTGCTTTTTTCGGGGTATTCCACGACAAGTTTCAAACTCGTGATCTTTGTGCTCTCTGCTATGATTGCAGGTGCCGCGGGTGCGCTCTATGTGCCGCAAGTCGGTGGGATTAATCCGAGTGCCATGGAAGCGGCAAAGTCGCTGGAGGTTGTAGTCTGGGTTGCTGTTGGGGGCCGTGGCACCAAGTGGGGGCCAGTCATTGGAGCGATCCTCGTGAACTTATTTAAGAGTTATACCACCCAGGCCTTTCCGGACTACTGGCTGATCATTATGGGCGGCATGTTTGTTTGTGTGGTTCTGTTTATGCCGGATGGGATTGTTGGGATCTACCAACAAATAAAAAGTAAGATCGCGCAGCAACGTTCACTACAAACTACGGAGGCTTAA
- the urtD gene encoding urea ABC transporter ATP-binding protein UrtD has product MTTHHHDPLYRDTPLILSVSGVNKAFDGFKAINDLNFYLEEGELRTVIGPNGAGKSTFMDIITGRTRPDSGSVTMHGNDGHDINLAKLKEFEINRLGIGRKFQTPSVYKSHTVYDNLVLSLNRPRGVLKTLFYKESAEDRDRIMEVLKTIRLESRVNDLAGMLSHGQKQWLEIGMLLSQDPRILLIDEPAAGMSDEETERTGELLLSLEKKHSLIVIEHDMEFIRQIARKVTVLHQGHVLKDGSFDHVKSDPQVIEVYLGRQGKKDENK; this is encoded by the coding sequence ATGACGACTCATCACCACGATCCACTTTACCGGGATACGCCGCTCATTCTCTCTGTCTCGGGCGTGAATAAAGCCTTCGATGGCTTTAAGGCGATCAACGATCTAAACTTTTACCTAGAAGAGGGCGAGCTACGCACCGTCATCGGCCCCAATGGCGCGGGTAAGAGCACTTTTATGGACATCATTACCGGGCGCACGCGTCCGGATTCGGGCTCTGTCACGATGCACGGAAATGATGGACACGATATCAACCTCGCGAAGTTAAAGGAGTTTGAAATTAACCGTCTTGGTATCGGCCGCAAGTTCCAGACGCCCAGTGTGTATAAATCGCACACGGTGTATGATAACTTGGTGTTGTCGCTCAATCGTCCACGCGGGGTGCTAAAGACCTTATTCTACAAGGAAAGTGCTGAGGACCGTGATCGTATCATGGAGGTTTTGAAAACGATCCGCCTCGAGTCGAGAGTCAATGATTTGGCGGGTATGCTTTCGCACGGTCAAAAGCAATGGTTGGAGATTGGCATGTTGCTGTCGCAAGATCCGCGCATTTTATTGATCGATGAACCCGCAGCGGGTATGAGCGACGAGGAGACTGAGCGCACGGGGGAGCTTTTATTGAGCCTAGAGAAGAAGCATAGCCTGATCGTGATCGAGCACGATATGGAGTTCATCCGGCAGATCGCTCGTAAGGTGACAGTGCTGCATCAGGGCCACGTGCTTAAGGACGGCAGCTTTGACCATGTTAAATCCGATCCGCAGGTGATCGAAGTCTACCTTGGGCGCCAAGGCAAGAAGGACGAAAATAAATAA
- the urtE gene encoding urea ABC transporter ATP-binding subunit UrtE, with translation MISESETPAVTPLLTVEGLKASYDESIILRGIDMVVKPNSVVALLGRNGVGKTSLLRSIMGLMPKTEGDITFEGQSIRSLRSDQRARMGLGYVPQGRDIFPNLTVQENLEVSISISGKAGRERLDEVYELFPVVKEMLGRKGGVLSGGQQQQLAIGRAILTNPKLLILDEPTEGIQPSIIDQIEDAIHLLKKRGNLSIILVEQYLDFAKAASDEFYILDRGNVVLSGESEELTADVIGKYLTV, from the coding sequence ATGATTTCTGAATCTGAAACTCCCGCGGTCACGCCTCTTCTCACAGTGGAGGGCTTGAAGGCCAGTTATGATGAATCGATTATTTTGCGTGGTATCGATATGGTCGTAAAACCCAATTCTGTTGTGGCACTGTTGGGGCGCAATGGAGTCGGTAAGACTTCGCTGCTCCGTAGCATCATGGGACTGATGCCTAAGACGGAAGGTGATATTACGTTTGAGGGACAGTCGATCCGCTCCTTGCGCTCGGATCAGCGCGCACGCATGGGCTTGGGCTATGTGCCGCAGGGGCGGGACATCTTTCCCAATCTCACCGTGCAGGAAAATTTGGAGGTGAGTATCAGTATCTCTGGCAAGGCCGGGCGCGAGCGTTTGGATGAGGTGTATGAATTGTTTCCAGTGGTCAAAGAGATGCTGGGGCGCAAGGGCGGGGTGCTTTCTGGCGGACAGCAACAACAGCTCGCGATTGGACGTGCCATCCTGACGAATCCGAAACTATTGATTCTGGATGAACCGACTGAAGGGATTCAGCCGTCAATTATCGATCAGATTGAGGATGCTATCCACCTGCTCAAGAAACGGGGCAATTTAAGTATTATTTTAGTCGAACAGTACCTCGATTTCGCTAAAGCTGCCAGTGATGAATTTTACATTCTCGATCGTGGCAACGTGGTTCTTTCGGGCGAGTCCGAAGAACTGACAGCTGATGTGATCGGTAAATACCTGACTGTTTAA
- a CDS encoding urease subunit gamma — translation MHLTPREQEKLMIVVAADLARRRQARGLKLNYPESIAVITYEILEGIRDGKTVADLMSYGTTILTRADVMEGVPEMIHEVQVEGTFPDGTKLVTVHNPIR, via the coding sequence ATGCACCTCACACCCCGAGAACAAGAAAAGCTAATGATCGTCGTGGCGGCGGATCTGGCGCGACGCCGGCAAGCGCGTGGTTTAAAGCTTAATTATCCAGAATCGATCGCAGTCATTACTTACGAGATACTCGAAGGGATACGCGATGGTAAGACGGTCGCAGATCTGATGAGTTACGGCACGACAATTCTTACGCGTGCGGATGTGATGGAAGGCGTGCCTGAAATGATCCATGAAGTTCAGGTCGAAGGCACTTTTCCTGATGGCACTAAACTAGTCACTGTTCACAATCCGATCCGATGA
- a CDS encoding urease subunit beta, translating into MIPGEYKYSDPEALLTGNVGLKTLALEVSNVGDRPVQIGSHFHFYEVNESLEFDREAAKGFRLNIAAGTAVRFEPGDIREVELVALAGERIVYGLNNKVDAPLDA; encoded by the coding sequence ATGATTCCTGGCGAATATAAATACTCCGACCCTGAGGCCTTACTGACTGGTAATGTGGGCCTGAAAACCCTCGCTCTCGAAGTGTCCAATGTGGGGGATCGCCCCGTGCAGATTGGGAGTCATTTTCATTTTTATGAGGTCAATGAATCGCTCGAGTTTGATCGCGAGGCGGCCAAGGGCTTCCGTTTAAACATCGCCGCTGGCACCGCGGTGCGTTTTGAGCCGGGCGATATCCGCGAAGTCGAGTTGGTTGCCCTCGCCGGAGAACGTATTGTTTATGGATTGAATAACAAGGTCGATGCACCGCTCGACGCTTAG
- the ureC gene encoding urease subunit alpha codes for MSLEFTRRQYAEMFGPTVGDQVRLADTELFIEVEKDLIAEAGGYGNEVKFGGGKVIRDGMGQSPLATGADCLDLVLTNATIVDPILGVIKADIGVKAGRIAGIGHAGNPLIQTGVSEGMVIGASTEVIAAEGHIVTAGGFDSHIHFICPQQINEALTSGVTTMIGGGTGPATGTNATTCTPGAWNIHKMLESAEAFPMNLGFMGKGNASNHEALREQVQAGAMGLKLHEDWGTTPSSIDHCLSVADELDVQVAIHTDTLNESGFVETTIGAFKDRVIHTFHSEGAGGGHAPDILKVCGLPNVLPSSTNPTRPYTVNTIDEHLDMLMVCHHLDSKIPEDVAFAESRIRPQTIAAEDILHDRGAISIMSSDSQAMGRVGEVIIRTWQTADKMKKQFGKLESETHPAADNFRALRYIAKYTINPAIACGCAADVGSLEVGKLADIVLFKPAFFGVKPELVLKGGLIATANMGDPNASIPTPQPMYYRPQFAAFGKAVSSTSITFLSQSAIDAGVPDQLDLKKLVRPVANTRQISKHDMVLNDYLPDIEIDPETYTVTADGEVLSCEPANLLPMAQRYFLF; via the coding sequence ATGAGTCTTGAATTTACCCGCCGCCAATATGCCGAAATGTTTGGTCCTACCGTAGGGGACCAAGTCCGTCTTGCAGATACGGAACTGTTCATCGAAGTTGAAAAGGATTTGATCGCCGAAGCCGGTGGCTATGGCAATGAAGTTAAGTTCGGTGGCGGCAAAGTTATCCGTGACGGCATGGGACAATCGCCGCTGGCCACGGGGGCTGATTGCCTCGACTTAGTGCTGACAAACGCCACCATTGTGGACCCAATCTTGGGAGTGATCAAAGCCGATATCGGCGTCAAAGCAGGTCGCATCGCAGGCATCGGGCATGCGGGCAATCCCCTCATTCAGACTGGTGTGAGCGAGGGCATGGTGATTGGTGCCAGCACTGAGGTGATCGCCGCAGAAGGGCATATCGTGACTGCAGGTGGATTTGATTCACACATTCATTTTATCTGTCCGCAGCAAATCAATGAAGCCTTGACCAGTGGTGTCACCACGATGATCGGCGGTGGCACGGGGCCCGCCACAGGCACCAACGCCACGACTTGCACACCCGGCGCTTGGAATATTCATAAAATGCTAGAGTCCGCCGAAGCCTTTCCGATGAATCTTGGCTTTATGGGGAAGGGCAACGCCTCTAACCACGAAGCCTTACGCGAGCAAGTGCAGGCTGGCGCGATGGGGCTGAAGCTGCACGAAGATTGGGGCACCACTCCGAGCTCGATTGATCATTGTTTGAGCGTTGCCGATGAACTTGATGTGCAAGTGGCGATCCATACCGATACACTCAACGAGTCCGGCTTCGTCGAAACCACCATCGGCGCATTTAAGGATCGTGTCATCCATACCTTCCACTCGGAGGGTGCGGGCGGTGGGCATGCACCGGATATTTTAAAAGTATGTGGCCTGCCTAATGTTTTGCCCTCGTCCACTAATCCGACTCGTCCCTATACCGTCAACACCATCGACGAGCACCTCGACATGCTGATGGTCTGCCACCACCTCGACTCAAAGATTCCCGAGGATGTGGCCTTTGCTGAGTCACGGATTCGCCCGCAGACCATTGCCGCCGAGGATATTTTGCACGATCGCGGCGCCATTTCCATTATGTCCAGTGACAGTCAGGCGATGGGGCGTGTCGGCGAAGTGATCATTCGCACCTGGCAGACCGCGGATAAGATGAAGAAGCAGTTTGGCAAACTAGAGTCCGAGACCCACCCTGCCGCGGACAATTTCCGCGCGTTGCGTTACATCGCTAAATACACCATCAATCCCGCCATCGCTTGTGGTTGTGCGGCCGATGTTGGTAGCTTGGAGGTGGGCAAACTGGCAGACATCGTTCTGTTTAAGCCCGCTTTTTTTGGCGTGAAGCCAGAGCTAGTGCTTAAGGGCGGTTTGATCGCGACAGCAAATATGGGGGACCCCAATGCATCGATTCCCACGCCCCAGCCCATGTATTACCGGCCACAGTTTGCCGCCTTTGGCAAAGCAGTCTCGAGCACTTCCATCACCTTCTTGAGCCAATCGGCGATCGACGCTGGGGTGCCTGATCAGCTCGACTTGAAGAAGCTCGTTCGCCCCGTCGCCAATACGCGTCAGATCTCAAAGCACGACATGGTGCTCAACGATTACTTGCCCGATATCGAAATCGATCCAGAGACCTACACCGTGACGGCAGATGGCGAAGTTTTGAGCTGCGAGCCCGCAAATTTGTTGCCTATGGCCCAGCGCTATTTCTTATTCTAG
- a CDS encoding urease accessory protein UreF, which yields MTSNHQEQECCDRAAWVPALLQVSDPLFPTGAYAHSMGLEQWAATCQFKSGDDLVQFFQEHAGPALARLELPYLRYVRDAIVAEDWATVLELDAEIDAWKWASEIREASISQGRGRLRLLKKLWQASPEIETYSAAFATGRARGHHLVVAALQFELLNVPNEAGLMTYAYQSLANFVSASIKLLRISPESAQLALAAGLEQLPDWVAASKQVEREAAGWFAPAFDIASARHATAFSRLFIS from the coding sequence ATGACGTCTAATCATCAAGAACAAGAGTGTTGCGATCGCGCTGCGTGGGTGCCGGCACTTTTACAAGTTTCGGATCCGTTGTTTCCGACCGGGGCCTATGCGCACTCAATGGGGCTGGAGCAGTGGGCGGCGACTTGTCAGTTTAAGAGTGGTGATGACTTGGTGCAGTTTTTTCAGGAGCATGCGGGCCCCGCTTTGGCGCGTTTGGAATTGCCTTATTTACGCTACGTGCGCGACGCAATCGTCGCTGAAGATTGGGCGACTGTCTTGGAATTGGATGCAGAAATTGACGCTTGGAAGTGGGCGAGCGAAATTCGTGAAGCCAGCATCTCACAGGGCCGCGGGCGTTTACGACTTTTAAAGAAACTATGGCAGGCATCACCTGAGATCGAAACCTATTCGGCTGCTTTTGCCACTGGGCGCGCTCGCGGGCATCATCTAGTGGTCGCTGCCTTACAATTCGAACTTTTAAACGTGCCTAATGAGGCAGGGTTAATGACCTATGCGTATCAAAGCCTCGCAAATTTTGTGTCCGCTTCGATTAAGTTGCTACGCATCAGTCCCGAGTCGGCACAGTTGGCACTGGCGGCAGGGCTGGAGCAATTGCCTGACTGGGTGGCAGCCTCTAAGCAAGTCGAACGCGAGGCTGCCGGATGGTTTGCCCCAGCCTTTGACATCGCTTCAGCTCGTCATGCCACCGCTTTTTCCAGACTTTTTATTTCTTAA
- the ureG gene encoding urease accessory protein UreG codes for MTDSNPTRPVRIGIGGPVGSGKTMLLLRLIEKLHQRYSLVAITNDIYTKEDEQFLVANSPLEASRILGVETGGCPHTAIRDDTSMNEVAIENLILRHPDTQVVLMESGGDNLSATFSPDLVDAFIYVIDVAEGDKIPRKGGPAIRYSDLMIINKTELAPYVGADLDVMARDSKIQRDERPFVFCDLKSYQGLDAVIAWLEQECFFAIKA; via the coding sequence ATGACAGATTCAAATCCCACACGCCCTGTTCGTATCGGTATTGGTGGCCCTGTTGGCTCCGGTAAGACGATGTTACTCCTACGGCTGATCGAAAAACTGCATCAGCGCTACTCGCTGGTCGCGATTACCAACGATATCTATACTAAAGAAGATGAGCAGTTTTTAGTGGCCAACAGTCCCCTGGAAGCCAGCCGTATTTTGGGGGTGGAGACCGGGGGCTGTCCGCACACTGCGATTCGTGATGACACGAGTATGAATGAGGTCGCGATCGAGAATCTCATCCTGCGGCATCCGGACACCCAAGTTGTGCTGATGGAGAGCGGTGGCGATAATTTGTCGGCAACCTTTTCACCCGATTTGGTCGATGCCTTTATCTATGTGATCGATGTGGCGGAGGGCGATAAGATCCCGCGTAAGGGTGGCCCTGCGATTCGTTATTCCGACCTCATGATCATTAACAAAACAGAGCTCGCACCCTATGTGGGTGCCGACCTTGATGTGATGGCGCGCGATTCAAAAATCCAGCGCGACGAGCGTCCCTTTGTTTTCTGCGACCTGAAGAGTTATCAGGGGTTGGATGCCGTCATTGCCTGGCTGGAGCAAGAGTGCTTTTTTGCCATTAAAGCTTAA
- a CDS encoding urease accessory protein UreD, protein MSTTVTENASTRTGVLGGARLRYTWAPELGTRLTGQWVRPPLHLAKAYHADDWEISILTSPTAGLLDNDQLEVEVTVAAGAKAALISPAACRVHTMHAGYATVRQHYTVEAGATLDVWPAPLILQKGAALRQVTRLDVAADATVLLCEVVTPGRAAFGEAFEFTEWRSQLRIYREGSLLAYENFSCQPDRGDLSDWQAMYPSGSYASFYFLSPEVLGDVVQTLHELETPDATIGASPLRVGGLGIKILAADGISLRKTVFLVRNLLIKQTQQKFPHALLRAQTYFN, encoded by the coding sequence ATGTCGACAACAGTTACAGAGAATGCTTCGACCCGCACAGGTGTGTTGGGAGGCGCGCGTTTGCGGTATACCTGGGCGCCCGAGTTGGGAACACGATTGACGGGGCAATGGGTGCGGCCGCCGCTGCATCTGGCTAAGGCCTATCATGCCGATGATTGGGAGATCAGTATTCTGACCAGCCCCACCGCCGGACTGCTGGATAATGATCAGCTCGAAGTCGAAGTGACAGTGGCGGCTGGTGCCAAGGCTGCTTTAATCAGTCCCGCTGCTTGTCGCGTGCATACCATGCATGCGGGGTATGCTACAGTGCGACAGCACTATACTGTAGAGGCGGGAGCCACGCTTGATGTTTGGCCCGCGCCTTTGATATTACAGAAAGGTGCGGCGCTGCGACAGGTGACGCGACTGGACGTGGCTGCAGATGCGACCGTGCTGCTCTGCGAGGTGGTGACTCCTGGACGTGCCGCCTTTGGCGAAGCCTTCGAGTTTACCGAATGGCGTTCACAATTACGGATTTATCGCGAAGGCAGCTTGCTTGCTTACGAGAATTTCAGTTGTCAACCAGACCGGGGCGACTTATCCGATTGGCAGGCAATGTATCCTAGTGGCAGCTACGCTAGTTTTTATTTTTTAAGTCCGGAAGTCTTGGGCGATGTGGTTCAGACTTTGCATGAGTTAGAGACGCCGGATGCGACCATCGGAGCTAGCCCCTTGCGTGTCGGAGGGCTCGGGATTAAAATTCTTGCTGCAGATGGGATTAGTCTGCGCAAAACAGTTTTCTTGGTTCGAAATCTGCTTATCAAACAAACGCAGCAAAAATTTCCTCACGCGTTATTGCGCGCACAGACTTATTTTAACTAA
- a CDS encoding energy-coupling factor ABC transporter permease, with protein MHLTQGTLDTSTTLLTSAGGAIALAAAFYGARKQLPAKKVPALLGMSAFVFLAQMVNCSIGFGFSGHLVGASLLAIFFGPSVTMLSMAAILALQVGFLGDGSWSTLGANFLNMGVVAPWVAYGCFRLLQGRRAPQLDVAQVGTLAFASFISIMAASLSVSVMLGGSIAHLLFAGTVWGLLESAIAVAVFALCVRSQSRNYVETGRLALRPLVALACVTLCLLPFSSQQPDGLEHALEVAQLSD; from the coding sequence ATGCATTTAACTCAAGGCACACTGGATACATCGACGACTTTATTAACGAGCGCTGGGGGCGCGATTGCGTTGGCGGCGGCGTTTTATGGCGCACGCAAGCAGTTGCCGGCAAAGAAAGTGCCGGCTTTGCTGGGGATGAGTGCTTTCGTCTTTTTGGCGCAGATGGTGAATTGCTCGATCGGATTTGGTTTCTCCGGCCATTTGGTGGGGGCGTCTTTACTCGCTATTTTTTTTGGTCCCTCAGTGACAATGTTGTCGATGGCAGCGATCCTGGCCTTGCAGGTCGGTTTCTTGGGTGATGGCTCCTGGAGCACCTTGGGAGCCAATTTTCTAAATATGGGGGTGGTCGCGCCTTGGGTGGCATATGGCTGTTTCCGTTTACTGCAAGGGCGTCGTGCGCCTCAACTCGATGTCGCTCAGGTGGGCACTTTGGCCTTCGCATCTTTTATCTCTATCATGGCTGCGTCGTTGAGTGTCAGTGTGATGCTGGGCGGTTCAATCGCGCATCTGCTTTTTGCTGGGACTGTTTGGGGCCTGCTAGAGTCTGCGATCGCAGTCGCTGTGTTTGCTCTTTGCGTGCGCAGTCAGAGTCGTAACTATGTTGAGACTGGGCGTTTGGCGCTACGCCCCTTGGTCGCGCTTGCTTGTGTCACGCTATGTTTACTTCCTTTTAGTTCACAGCAGCCGGATGGTTTGGAACACGCGCTCGAAGTGGCTCAACTGTCTGATTAG
- the hemA gene encoding glutamyl-tRNA reductase, which produces MSDVLQSLFVLGTSHHATPLDVRERFALTQPQALELQQRLHAHEGIRECLVLNTCNRLEIYGLADRIERVDEIRELFCEKQNVPIELFQQYAYSHNNLEALQHVLEVSTGLDSQMVGETEILGQLKQAYTKARDAKCTGNVLNRLFEKSFQAAKAARSQTGITRGQISIGNVAVDLASRIFGQLSKSRVLLLGSGEVGEKTAQALKSRGADDIAVSSRTFENAHKLAHELGGSAIDFEDFKAQLEHFDIVICSTAAPGTILDRSIIAQSMKRRPERPCFLIDLALPRDIDPAVEDIENVYLYNLDDLSTIANENLTARKAEIDNAREILKKHAWNLWLQLRRRELMRRA; this is translated from the coding sequence ATGAGCGACGTATTGCAATCTCTGTTTGTGCTGGGCACCTCGCATCACGCGACGCCACTGGATGTGCGTGAGCGCTTTGCACTCACACAGCCACAGGCACTCGAACTACAACAACGACTGCACGCACACGAAGGTATTCGTGAGTGCTTAGTGCTCAATACCTGCAATCGCCTCGAAATCTACGGGCTGGCCGACCGAATCGAACGCGTGGATGAAATTCGTGAACTGTTTTGCGAAAAGCAAAACGTGCCGATCGAACTCTTCCAGCAATACGCCTACAGCCATAATAACCTCGAAGCGCTGCAACACGTGCTCGAGGTGTCCACCGGCCTCGACTCGCAAATGGTCGGCGAGACCGAAATCCTCGGCCAACTCAAGCAGGCCTACACCAAAGCACGCGACGCCAAGTGCACGGGCAATGTGCTCAACCGCCTCTTTGAAAAGAGCTTTCAAGCCGCCAAAGCCGCCCGCTCGCAGACCGGCATTACCCGCGGCCAAATCAGCATCGGCAACGTCGCTGTCGATCTAGCCAGCCGTATCTTCGGCCAGCTATCCAAAAGCCGCGTACTGCTACTCGGTAGCGGTGAAGTGGGCGAAAAGACCGCGCAAGCGCTCAAGAGTCGCGGCGCCGACGACATCGCAGTCAGCAGCCGCACCTTCGAGAATGCTCACAAACTGGCACACGAACTCGGCGGCTCTGCGATTGATTTTGAAGATTTCAAAGCGCAACTGGAACACTTCGACATTGTCATCTGCTCCACCGCCGCACCCGGCACCATACTGGATCGCAGCATCATTGCGCAGAGCATGAAACGCCGCCCCGAGCGCCCTTGCTTCCTCATCGACCTGGCCCTCCCCCGCGACATCGATCCCGCCGTCGAAGACATTGAAAATGTCTACCTCTACAATCTCGACGACCTATCCACCATCGCCAACGAAAACCTAACCGCCCGCAAAGCCGAGATCGATAACGCCCGCGAAATCCTAAAAAAGCACGCATGGAACCTCTGGCTGCAGCTCCGCCGCCGGGAACTCATGCGCCGAGCATGA